A single Arcobacter sp. F2176 DNA region contains:
- a CDS encoding thiamine-phosphate kinase, whose protein sequence is MNKEDFFIKQFKNTHKNIIGDDGAVVGSHVYSMDAFFENVHFKREWMSLKDIARKAMIVNISDAIVMNAIPKYALISIAIPKDFSKDDLKELANGFKNIAKKFGIKIIGGDTISNVKLDISITIISKTKKPIFRKGLKKGDLVCFTGELGTCKKDLESLLQGKEVSKKSKFIKPKLKSEFFYEISPYINCALDISDGLFFELERLSETNNLGFDFFDKISKDIGCSGEEYEILFSFCAKNRDIISKIAKKHKVKLNIFAKVVDGTYKGDCQNHHFN, encoded by the coding sequence ATGAATAAAGAAGACTTTTTTATAAAACAATTTAAAAACACTCATAAAAATATTATTGGTGATGATGGGGCAGTTGTTGGCTCACATGTATATAGTATGGATGCTTTTTTTGAAAATGTACACTTTAAGCGAGAGTGGATGAGTTTAAAAGATATTGCTAGAAAAGCTATGATTGTAAACATATCAGATGCCATAGTTATGAATGCAATTCCTAAGTATGCACTTATAAGTATAGCTATTCCTAAAGATTTTTCTAAAGATGATTTAAAAGAGTTAGCAAATGGTTTCAAAAATATTGCTAAAAAATTTGGAATAAAAATAATTGGTGGAGATACTATTTCTAATGTAAAACTTGATATTTCTATTACAATTATTTCAAAAACAAAAAAACCTATTTTTAGAAAAGGCTTAAAAAAAGGAGATTTAGTTTGTTTTACTGGAGAACTTGGAACTTGTAAAAAAGATTTAGAATCTTTATTGCAAGGAAAAGAAGTCTCTAAAAAATCTAAGTTCATAAAACCAAAACTAAAATCTGAATTCTTTTATGAAATATCTCCTTATATTAACTGTGCTCTTGATATTTCTGATGGTTTGTTTTTTGAACTTGAAAGATTATCTGAGACAAACAACTTAGGATTTGATTTTTTTGATAAAATTAGTAAAGACATAGGATGTTCAGGAGAAGAGTATGAAATACTTTTCTCTTTTTGCGCAAAAAATAGAGATATCATCTCTAAAATAGCAAAAAAGCATAAAGTAAAATTAAACATCTTTGCAAAAGTAGTTGATGGAACATATAAAGGTGATTGTCAAAATCATCATTTTAATTAA
- the truD gene encoding tRNA pseudouridine(13) synthase TruD: protein MEENTNLNKHNLQYYLNHSKIDVLFKQNKDDFVVTEIPLYDFVGEGEHIVVKLRKKDLSTWDALQIIADSIGCKLRDIGYAGLKDKNAMTIQHISIPKQFEEKINSFTHENIKFLETINHNNKIRIGHLKGNKFFIRLKRVSPMDSKKIEQALGKIATYGIPNYFGVQRFGAFGDNHEKGQQIVEGTLKEKRRNLKQMYLNAYQSFLFNSVCN from the coding sequence TTGGAAGAAAACACAAACTTAAACAAACACAATTTACAATACTATTTAAATCATTCAAAAATAGATGTATTATTTAAACAAAACAAAGATGATTTCGTCGTTACAGAAATACCTTTATATGACTTTGTAGGTGAGGGTGAGCATATAGTAGTAAAACTTAGGAAAAAAGATTTATCTACTTGGGATGCTTTACAAATTATTGCAGATAGTATTGGGTGTAAATTAAGAGACATTGGATATGCAGGATTAAAAGATAAAAATGCAATGACCATACAACATATCTCTATTCCTAAACAATTTGAAGAGAAAATAAATAGCTTTACTCATGAAAATATAAAGTTCTTAGAAACTATTAATCATAATAATAAGATTAGAATTGGTCACTTAAAAGGTAATAAGTTTTTTATTAGACTAAAAAGAGTTAGTCCAATGGATTCTAAAAAGATAGAACAAGCTTTAGGTAAGATTGCTACTTATGGTATTCCTAATTATTTTGGTGTTCAAAGATTTGGAGCCTTTGGTGATAATCATGAAAAAGGTCAACAAATAGTTGAGGGTACACTAAAAGAGAAAAGAAGAAACCTAAAACAGATGTATTTAAATGCTTATCAAAGTTTTTTATTTAACTCTGTATGTAATTGA
- a CDS encoding thiamine-phosphate kinase encodes MNKEDFFIKQFKNTHKNIIGDDGAVVGSHVYSMDAFFENVHFKRDWMSLKDIARKAMIVNISDAIVMNAIPKYALISIAIPKDFSKDDLKELANGFKNIAKKFGIKIIGGDTISNIKLDISITIISKTKKPIFRKGLKKDDFLCYTGELGTCKKDLKSLLQGKEVSKKSKFIKPKLKSEFFYEISPYINCALDISDGLFFELERLSEINNLGFDFFDKISKDIGCSGEEYEILFSFCAKNRDIISKIAKKHKVKLNIFAKVVDGTYKGDCQNHHFN; translated from the coding sequence ATGAATAAAGAAGACTTTTTTATAAAACAATTTAAAAACACTCATAAAAATATTATTGGTGATGATGGAGCTGTTGTTGGCTCACATGTATATAGTATGGATGCTTTTTTTGAAAATGTGCATTTTAAACGAGATTGGATGAGTTTAAAAGATATTGCAAGAAAAGCAATGATTGTAAATATCTCCGATGCAATAGTTATGAATGCAATTCCTAAGTATGCACTTATAAGTATAGCTATTCCTAAAGATTTCTCTAAAGATGATTTGAAAGAGTTAGCAAATGGCTTTAAAAATATTGCAAAGAAATTTGGGATTAAAATAATTGGTGGTGATACAATATCAAATATCAAACTTGATATTTCTATTACAATTATTTCAAAAACAAAAAAACCAATATTTAGAAAAGGTTTAAAAAAAGATGATTTTTTATGTTATACAGGAGAGCTAGGAACTTGCAAAAAAGATTTAAAATCTTTATTACAAGGGAAAGAAGTCTCTAAAAAATCTAAGTTCATAAAACCAAAACTAAAATCTGAATTTTTTTATGAAATATCTCCTTATATTAACTGTGCTCTTGATATTTCTGATGGTTTGTTTTTTGAACTTGAAAGATTATCAGAAATAAATAACTTAGGATTTGATTTTTTTGATAAAATTAGTAAAGACATAGGATGTTCAGGAGAAGAGTATGAAATACTTTTCTCTTTTTGCGCAAAAAATAGAGATATCATCTCTAAAATAGCAAAAAAGCATAAAGTAAAATTAAACATCTTTGCAAAAGTAGTTGATGGAACATATAAAGGTGATTGTCAAAATCATCATTTTAATTAA